Genomic window (bacterium):
CGTGGGCATCGAGCGGTGCGGCGAGCTGGCGGCGCTGGACCGGGAGGCGGTGGAGGTGCGCTTCGGCCCCGAGGGTGTGGCGCTGTGGCGGCGGGCGCGGGCCGACGATGCCCGGCCGCTGTTCGGGCGCGTGCCGTCGGAGCGGCTGAGGGCGTCCCTGGACTTCGTGGACTACGTGCTCACGGACCCGTCGCGTCTGGTCTTCACGGCCAACGCGTTGGTGAGCGGGCTGTGCCAGGAGCTGCGCGCGCGCGGCGAGCACGCGCGCAGTATGACCCTCGCGCTCCCACTGGCCAACGGCCAGACGTGGCGGTGCGTGCTCCGGCCGGCGCGCCCTACGGCCAGCCGCGCGACGTGGCTGCGCCTGATCCGCACGGAGCTGGAACGGCTCACTGTGCCGGACGCGGTGACCGGCGTCGCCCTCGAGGTGGGGGCGACGGAGCCCGCGGCCGTGCGCCAGGGCGACCTCTTCGACCGCGGCTTCGCCACCGCCGAGGCAGTCGAGCAGGCGGTGGCCCGGCTGATCGAGTCACAGGGCGACGTCGTCGTGCGGCCCGTGAGCGACGCGCACCCGCTCGCCGAGCGCCGCACGCGCTGGGTCGCGGTGGATCCGACAGACGCGGCCGCGCCGCCGGCGCCGGACACGGCGCGAGCGGCCGGCGCCGCCCGGGGCGCTGCGGGGGCGATGTCGGCCGGATCCCTGGAACGGTCTCCCGGCGGGAGGGCCGGACGGGCCGCCCAGGAGCAGGGTCGCGCGCACGAGCGGCAGCGCGGGAAGGCCGGGCCGGTTCCGCCCGTTGCCTGGGCCGGCGACCCGGCTGCCCCGCACCTGACGCTCCAGCTCCTGGCCGAGCCCCGCCGCATCCACGTGGAAACGGTCCCGCGACGCGACCATCACGTCCCGGTCCGCTACCGGGACAGCCGCGGCGTGCAGGAGCTGGTGACGGCGGCCGGGCCCGACCGCGTCTCGGGGGAGCAGTGGGGCGACGCGTACGCGCGCGAGTACTTCCGATGCGTGACCGCGGACGGTGTGCTCGTATGGTTGTTCCGCGACGCCCGCACCGGCGAGTGGTACCTCCAGGGCTGGTGGGACTGAGCCGGGGGCGCGCCCGGCGGTGTGAGGCCCGGCCCCGCCCCCGTCCCTCAGAGCCCCCTCACTCCACCGCGTAGTTCGCCGCAATGCGGGCCAGGCGCTCCTGGATCTCGCTCTCGGGCAGCCACCGCCCGCGCACCATCACACCCGCGCGCCGCGCCACGTTGGCCACGTCCTCGAGCGGGTTCGCCTCGAGCAGGATCAGGTCCGCGCGCCTGCCCGGCGACACCGTCCCGAACTCGTCCGGCGTGCCGAGGTAGACCGCGACGTTCCGCGTCCCCGACTCCAGCACCTGGTACGGCGTGAGCCCGGCCTCCACCATCGCGCGCATCTCACGGTGGATCGAGAAGCCCGGCACGCTGAAGATCTGCGGCGCGTCCGAGCCGAGCAGGATGCCGACGCCGGCGTCCGCGAGCGCCTTGAGCATCCGCTTGCGGAACTCGATGTGTGCACGCGCCCCCTCGCGGTCCACGCGCTCCTGCAGGGTGCGCACCCAGTTCGCCCACTGCTGTACCGCCTCGTGCGGCACGTACTTGACCTCCGGCCGCTCGAGGAGCACCTCCGCCGGCTCGCTCGCGCCCATGAGCACCTCCCACAGCGGCAGGGTCGGGATCACCCAGGCACCCGCCCGCCGCGTGGCCTCGGCAAGGGCGGGGATCTTCGACTCGTCGAGGTACAGCGCGAGCTTCAGGGCGCGCTCCAGCGGCGGCGCGTCGCGCAGCGGCGAGTCGTCTCGCTCGGCGGCGAGGATGTAGTTGTCGAGATGGTCGATGGTGATCTGGCCGGCCTCCAGCGCGCCGTGCAGGCCGACGGCGTCGGGCACGTGGCCGCCGTACGGGATGTCCACCTCGCGGGCCGTCTCGACGATCGCCTGGTACACTTCAGGGCTCAGCCCCTCGTGGATCTTGAGCAGGTCGTAGCCGGCCTCCTTGTACTCGCGCACGAGCCGGCGCGCGTCCTCGACGGTCTGGACGTCCTGCCCGCTCATGGCGGGGCTGCCCAGCACGAGCGTCGGGCCGATCGTCAACCCCTGCATCACGCTGTCGCGGATGCCGAACTGGCGTGGATCGCCCTGCATGCCCCGCACGATGGTCACGCCGTTCGCCACGAACAGGAACAGAACGTTGTCGATGAACTCGCGCGGCGCGTTCCCGCCGGGGAGGTGGCCGTGCATCTCGGCGAGCCCGGGCATCAGGTACTTGCCCGCCGCGTCCACGCGGAGCGCGCCGGTCGGCACCTGCACCTCCGCCGCGGGGCCGACCTCGACGATCCGGCCGTCCCGGACCAGCACGGTCTGGTTCTCGATCACGCGTTCGCGATCCATTGGCACGACGTTCACGCCGATGAACGCAACCGTGCCCGGCTGCCGGGCCGGCTCGGTGCCGGGGGCGGGCGGCGCGGCGGCGCGGGCCGGGTGGGGCTGGCGCCACGTCGGCGCCGCGGCAACGAGCAGCGCCAGTGCGGCCACGGCCGTGCGGAAGAGCGGGTGGCCGCGCGTGTCGGACCTCCTCCGCACCGGCAGATGGAGGATGCGGGTGGACATGGCGGCGACTCCTGCGAAGGTTCGTTCAACGGGAACGGCGGAGAACGATAGGCCGCCACGAGCCGCGGCGCCATGGTCCCCCACCGCGCCGCTTGGGCGCCCGGCTCCGTCGCCGACGTCCGGCGCCGTCGCCGACCCGCGGGCCGGCTCGCTCACGCCCCAGGCCTGGCCAGAAACCCGTCGGGCAACCTAGATTCGCCCGCGTTTCCCAGCCCGTCCGCTCCGCCGCGAGAGCCGGGAGACGGCGGGCTCGCCCCGCCCGGGCCAGGTGTCCGGGCTCGGATCCCCCCAGCCGTGAGGTCGTGAGCGAGATGGAAGTTCGGACAGTAGACGTTGGAGCGGGCCCCCAGGCCCCCGCCGGCGAGGCGCCGGCCCCGCGGATCTCCACCAGGGCGGCCGGCGTCGCTGGCTCCCAGATCCTGCGCGTCGCCGCCGAGATCCGCGAGCTCCTATCCCGGGGCGTCCCGGTCTGCAACCTCACCGTCGGCGACTTCAAGCCCACGGAGTTCCCGATCCCCGCGTCGCTGCGGGACCGCATCGAGGCCGCGCTCCGGCAGGGCGAGACCAACTACCCGCCCACCGGCGGCCTCCCCGTGCTGCGGGAGAGCGTCTGCGTGCTGTACCGCGAGTGGCTCGGCCGGGAGTGCACGCCCGACTCCGTCATCATCACCGCCGGCGTCCGGCCGGGGATCTACGCCGCCTACCACGTGCTCCTCGACCCGGGCGACCGCGCCGTCTTCTCCGTGCCGTCCTGGAACAACACCTACTACGCCGCGCTGGCCGGCGCCGAGGCCGTGCCCCTCGTCTGCGGTCCGGAGAGCGGCTTCCTGCCCACACCCGAGCAGCTCGAGCCCGTGCTCCGCGGAGCGCGGCTCCTCGTGCTCAACTCGCCCCTCAACCCCGCGGGTACCGTGATGGCCGAGGACACGCTGCGGGCCATCTGCGAACTCGTCCTCCAGGAGAACCGGCGCCGCGGCGCGCACGAGCGGCCGCTCTACCTGCTCTTCGACCAGGTCTACTGGATGCTGACGTTCGGCACGGCACAACACCACGACCCGGTGGCGCTGTGCCCCGACATCGCGCCCTACACCGTCGTCGTGGACGGCATCTCCAAGGCCTTCGCCGCCACCGGCCTGCGCGTCGGCTGGGCCGTCGGCCCGGCGGACATCATGCGCTGCATGGCCGACCTCACCGCCCACGCGGGCGCCTGGGCGCCCCGTCCCGAGCAGGTCGCGGTGGCCGGCATGCTCCGGGCCCGGGACGAGATCGCCGAGTACCACGCCACCATGAAGCGCGCGGTGCAACAGCGGCTCGACGCGCTGTACCGCGGCCTCGCCGGGCTGCGGGACAAGGGGGCCCCCATCGAGGTGTTCGAACCCGCCGGCGCCATCTACCTCAGCGTCCGCTTCGGCCTCAACGGCCGCACCACGCCGGAGGGAACCACCCTCCAAACCAACGAGGACATCCGCTCCTACCTCCTCCGCCAGGCGGGCCTCGGCGCCGTGCCGTTCCAGGCCTTCGGCGTGCCGAGCGACGACGGCTGGTTCCGCCTCTCCGTCGGCGCCGTCTCCATGGCGGAGATCGAAGCGCTGCTGCCGCGGCTCGAGGCGGCGATCGCCGCCGTGAGCTGAAAGGGCGCACCCACCACCCCTTCCTCTGGAGGCCGACATGCCGAAGGGCCGCATACGGCGATGGTACACGGCGCTCGCGCTTGCCCTGGCCGGGTGCGCGGGCGCCCCGACCCCGGACGCCCCGTTCGAGGAAACGCTGGCCGCGCACATCCAGGCCATCCAGAACCGCGACCTCGCCGCACTCGAGGCGACGATCACCGCGGATGACGAGCTCGTCCTCATCTTCCCCGGCGGCCAGCGCACGACGACCCGCGAGGAGTACCTGGCGTTCCACCGCGAGTGGTTCGCCAGCGACACCTGGACGATGAGCTTCGAGCGCGTGGGCGTCATCGAGGGGCGCGACTTCGCCGTCGCAATGGTCCGTACCCTGTACGAAGACGTGCAGGACGGCGTGCCCGTGCAGAGCCGGAGCTGGCTGACCCTGACCTTCCGCAACGAAAACGGCCGCTGGGCGCTCTTCCACGACCAGAACACGCGGATCCCGTAGCGGGAGGCAGTGGACCGGCCTCCCCGCCCGGTGCCCGGAGGTCGCGGTGGGGTGCGCGTCGCGGCGCCGGGCGCCGGGGCGGCCGGACACGGCGCGCGTCACCCGCCGGGGAAAGGAGTGCAGGGAGCCGCTGACCTCGGTGGGCGGCGCGTCCGTACTCGCCCGGGCCGGCGTCGGTGCGGCCCTCGAGCCCCCCTTGACAACCAGTCGCGCCGCCCTTCAAACTTGCCTCTCCGTTGAGAATGAGTTTCAACGTCAAGCGTCACGGAGCAGGCCGATGCAGCTCGGTTCTCGATACACGACCCGGCGCGGGACCGCGCGTCCCGCTCGCCTCGCACCCGCCCTCGCCCTCGCCCTCGCCCTCGCGGCCTGCGGCGACGACGATGGCACCAGCCCCCGCCGAGAGACGCCCGACGGGCTGGCCGAGATCCGGATCGACGCTTCCCAGGGCTGGGCGTACATCGCCCTCGGCGACGAGGCGCGGAAGGTGACGGTGACGGACCCGGCGACCTCGACCGAGTGGGACATGGCGTTCTACGCGACCTCGGTCATGCTGAACGGTGGGGACGCCGGGCCGGGCGGCGTGGTGGCGTACTGCGTCTGTGCGAACGCGAACCTGACAGACGCGCAGGTCGGCGCGCTGAAGCCGGAGGACGGGCTGGCCGCCTTCGAGGCGGTGACGGCGGAGGACATCCCGTCGGACCCGGACGCGTGGGAGACGGACGCGCTCGTGCCGGCGTTGCAGGGGTGGTATCGGTACGACTTCTCGACCCACACGGTGAGCCCGAACCCGGACCGTGTCTGGAAGCTTCGCGCGGCG
Coding sequences:
- a CDS encoding aminotransferase, which gives rise to MEVRTVDVGAGPQAPAGEAPAPRISTRAAGVAGSQILRVAAEIRELLSRGVPVCNLTVGDFKPTEFPIPASLRDRIEAALRQGETNYPPTGGLPVLRESVCVLYREWLGRECTPDSVIITAGVRPGIYAAYHVLLDPGDRAVFSVPSWNNTYYAALAGAEAVPLVCGPESGFLPTPEQLEPVLRGARLLVLNSPLNPAGTVMAEDTLRAICELVLQENRRRGAHERPLYLLFDQVYWMLTFGTAQHHDPVALCPDIAPYTVVVDGISKAFAATGLRVGWAVGPADIMRCMADLTAHAGAWAPRPEQVAVAGMLRARDEIAEYHATMKRAVQQRLDALYRGLAGLRDKGAPIEVFEPAGAIYLSVRFGLNGRTTPEGTTLQTNEDIRSYLLRQAGLGAVPFQAFGVPSDDGWFRLSVGAVSMAEIEALLPRLEAAIAAVS
- a CDS encoding DUF4440 domain-containing protein; its protein translation is MPKGRIRRWYTALALALAGCAGAPTPDAPFEETLAAHIQAIQNRDLAALEATITADDELVLIFPGGQRTTTREEYLAFHREWFASDTWTMSFERVGVIEGRDFAVAMVRTLYEDVQDGVPVQSRSWLTLTFRNENGRWALFHDQNTRIP
- a CDS encoding amidohydrolase; amino-acid sequence: MSTRILHLPVRRRSDTRGHPLFRTAVAALALLVAAAPTWRQPHPARAAAPPAPGTEPARQPGTVAFIGVNVVPMDRERVIENQTVLVRDGRIVEVGPAAEVQVPTGALRVDAAGKYLMPGLAEMHGHLPGGNAPREFIDNVLFLFVANGVTIVRGMQGDPRQFGIRDSVMQGLTIGPTLVLGSPAMSGQDVQTVEDARRLVREYKEAGYDLLKIHEGLSPEVYQAIVETAREVDIPYGGHVPDAVGLHGALEAGQITIDHLDNYILAAERDDSPLRDAPPLERALKLALYLDESKIPALAEATRRAGAWVIPTLPLWEVLMGASEPAEVLLERPEVKYVPHEAVQQWANWVRTLQERVDREGARAHIEFRKRMLKALADAGVGILLGSDAPQIFSVPGFSIHREMRAMVEAGLTPYQVLESGTRNVAVYLGTPDEFGTVSPGRRADLILLEANPLEDVANVARRAGVMVRGRWLPESEIQERLARIAANYAVE